A stretch of Corallococcus exiguus DNA encodes these proteins:
- a CDS encoding phage holin family protein produces the protein MHVGSEQTDRGVAALVGRMADGFSRLVTQHLQLARVELAEDAKAMGLDVASIAVFVPFLLVGYAFVCGALAAVLAPWTGWAGALALVGAVNLVGGGLGILRAVKRMKSRQMMDDSVSELSRSMAALTNAQPRVAAAPGVNTLKDATGMAFKEPRDGR, from the coding sequence ATGCACGTGGGCAGTGAACAGACGGATCGCGGCGTCGCCGCGCTCGTCGGGCGCATGGCGGACGGCTTCAGTCGTTTGGTGACGCAGCACCTCCAGTTGGCGCGCGTGGAGCTGGCGGAGGACGCGAAGGCCATGGGCCTGGACGTGGCGAGCATCGCCGTGTTCGTGCCCTTCCTGCTCGTGGGGTACGCCTTCGTCTGCGGGGCGCTGGCGGCCGTGCTCGCTCCGTGGACGGGGTGGGCGGGGGCGCTGGCCCTGGTGGGCGCGGTGAACCTGGTGGGCGGCGGCCTGGGCATCTTGCGCGCGGTGAAGCGGATGAAGTCACGCCAGATGATGGATGACAGCGTGAGCGAGCTGTCGCGCAGCATGGCGGCGCTCACCAATGCGCAGCCGCGAGTGGCCGCGGCGCCCGGGGTGAACACGCTGAAGGACGCAACGGGAATGGCTTTCAAGGAGCCGCGGGATGGGCGCTAG
- a CDS encoding alpha/beta hydrolase family protein: protein MLRASRSPLLLPGLVGLLVLGACSRPAAPAPLKVLGAHADADSPRVVGAALVRDGDSREELLRRHPRVEPDAALTSTLKAILADSGQRLRWSAALAEDLECDNGDVRFRIQVRVPPACRERACPVLAFYTTGCPRPDYHWRPEFFLRAGFIFAEPAVRGTKCSEDWARADNGPLRVAAATDLEAASRCLRQRFTRDGVAPRLGILGWSYGGNQTLVGMTRFAGSYDAGFAFAAKTDLASFLSQTTPELRGARASEYGDPERDAERLRVISPVTWVDRVEAPITLMLGARDPKVSLSDADVFVRKLRARGQDATLMIIPEHAHLTERPEEIAFEHAHLLQFFTTRFGVPLKVDTQP from the coding sequence GTGCTTCGCGCATCCCGTTCTCCCCTCCTCCTGCCGGGTCTCGTGGGCCTGCTGGTGCTGGGTGCGTGTTCGCGGCCCGCGGCCCCGGCGCCCCTGAAGGTGCTCGGCGCGCATGCGGATGCGGACAGCCCCCGCGTCGTGGGCGCGGCGCTCGTCCGGGACGGGGATTCTCGCGAGGAGCTGCTGCGGCGCCATCCCCGTGTCGAGCCCGACGCGGCGCTGACGTCCACTCTGAAGGCCATCCTCGCGGACTCCGGGCAGCGTCTGCGATGGAGCGCGGCCCTCGCGGAGGACCTGGAGTGTGACAACGGCGACGTCCGCTTCCGGATCCAGGTGCGGGTACCGCCCGCGTGCCGGGAGCGCGCGTGTCCCGTGCTCGCCTTCTACACAACGGGCTGTCCCCGGCCGGACTACCACTGGCGCCCGGAGTTCTTCCTCCGCGCGGGCTTCATCTTCGCGGAGCCCGCGGTGCGGGGCACCAAATGCTCCGAGGACTGGGCCCGCGCGGACAACGGGCCGCTGCGCGTGGCGGCCGCCACGGACCTGGAGGCCGCCAGCCGCTGCCTGCGCCAGCGCTTCACCCGTGATGGCGTGGCCCCCAGGTTGGGCATCCTCGGGTGGAGCTACGGAGGCAACCAGACGCTGGTGGGCATGACGCGCTTCGCGGGCAGCTACGATGCGGGCTTCGCCTTCGCGGCCAAGACGGACCTGGCCTCATTCCTCTCCCAGACGACGCCAGAGCTGCGCGGTGCCAGGGCCTCCGAATACGGCGATCCGGAGCGGGACGCGGAGCGGCTTCGCGTCATCTCCCCCGTGACCTGGGTGGACCGCGTGGAGGCCCCCATCACCCTGATGCTGGGCGCGAGAGACCCCAAGGTGTCGCTGTCGGACGCGGACGTCTTCGTGCGCAAGCTCCGGGCGAGGGGCCAGGACGCGACCCTGATGATCATCCCCGAGCACGCGCACCTCACGGAACGCCCGGAGGAGATCGCCTTCGAGCACGCCCACCTCCTCCAGTTCTTCACCACGCGCTTCGGTGTGCCCCTGAAGGTCGACACGCAGCCCTGA
- a CDS encoding YtxH domain-containing protein — MLSLKDLKKLDRDDVLDLIGLETRRTTAETALPALGIFAAGVLVGVGVGLLLADKPGQQLRGDLRQRIQGGQDKLATAINTARGTETQQGAGSTVPPGQRTT, encoded by the coding sequence ATGCTGAGCCTGAAGGACTTGAAGAAGCTGGACAGGGACGACGTGCTGGACCTCATCGGCCTGGAGACGCGCCGCACGACGGCGGAGACGGCGCTGCCGGCGCTGGGCATCTTCGCGGCGGGCGTGCTCGTGGGCGTGGGCGTGGGCCTGCTGCTCGCGGACAAGCCGGGCCAGCAGCTGCGCGGCGACCTGCGCCAGCGCATCCAGGGCGGCCAGGACAAGCTCGCCACGGCCATCAACACCGCGCGCGGCACGGAGACCCAGCAGGGCGCCGGCTCCACGGTGCCGCCGGGTCAGCGGACGACCTGA
- a CDS encoding endonuclease/exonuclease/phosphatase family protein translates to MELTLVSYNIHSGIGVDGAFDLERVGLVLREVNADIIALQEVGDFRGKTSREDQPEHLAAMLGMHMAFGPNVVRNGRRYGNAILSRLPVLKSKNYDLSVPRREPRGALRCDLDLGGGQQLHVFCLHLGLSVSERRRQEALLLSADLLRDAARKDPMVVCGDFNSWGNGPVSSLVREAIHDAAFELGAAARTYPTRLPLFRLDRIYVDSGVRPVSVTPHRSPLSRVASDHLPLVMRFEAPIAVQPPVAPPVQLIG, encoded by the coding sequence GTGGAGCTGACCCTGGTCTCCTACAACATCCACTCCGGCATCGGCGTGGACGGAGCTTTCGACCTGGAGCGCGTGGGTCTGGTGCTCCGCGAGGTGAACGCGGACATCATCGCCCTGCAGGAGGTGGGGGACTTCCGGGGCAAGACGTCCCGGGAGGACCAGCCCGAGCACCTGGCCGCGATGCTCGGGATGCACATGGCCTTCGGACCCAACGTGGTCCGCAACGGCCGAAGGTACGGCAACGCCATCCTCAGCCGGCTGCCGGTGCTCAAGTCGAAGAACTATGACTTGAGCGTGCCGCGCCGCGAGCCCCGGGGCGCGTTGAGGTGCGATCTGGACCTGGGAGGAGGGCAGCAGCTGCACGTCTTCTGCCTCCACCTGGGCCTGTCCGTGAGCGAGCGGCGGCGGCAGGAAGCGCTCCTGCTGTCCGCCGACCTGCTCCGCGACGCGGCCCGCAAGGACCCCATGGTGGTGTGCGGGGACTTCAACTCCTGGGGCAACGGGCCGGTGTCGTCGCTCGTGCGCGAGGCCATCCACGACGCCGCGTTCGAGCTGGGCGCCGCCGCGCGCACGTACCCCACGCGGCTGCCCCTGTTCCGGTTGGACCGCATCTACGTGGACTCGGGGGTGCGGCCCGTGTCGGTGACGCCGCACCGCTCACCGCTGAGCCGCGTGGCGTCGGACCACCTGCCGTTGGTGATGCGCTTCGAGGCGCCCATCGCCGTGCAGCCGCCTGTCGCACCGCCGGTGCAGCTGATCGGCTAG
- a CDS encoding M23 family metallopeptidase, with product MKVAPLDGPRLSLQPSNPKPGDPVLVMVSGASSLPTGSIAGRPLRFFAWNNGYAALSSLPVEQTEGTVAVDVTAPGRGLPVLLSGVLKVGAPGFRERELRVANKYVKPPKAVKARMEADRKAFAAAFAQPFHTPLFGQNFAWPREATVTAPFGDRRSFNGKLQTQHFGVDLDGATGSPVVAANDGTVVMTRENYASGNTVLVHHGAGLYTAYFHLSRIDVKDGAQVKQGDPLGLVGSTGRVTGPHLHWGVKADDRWVDGQTLLKLDFTGAPEAPGVATNAPGLSNP from the coding sequence ATGAAGGTGGCGCCCCTGGACGGGCCGCGCCTGTCGCTCCAGCCCTCCAACCCCAAGCCGGGCGACCCGGTGCTGGTGATGGTGAGCGGCGCGTCCTCGCTGCCCACGGGCTCCATCGCGGGCCGGCCCCTGCGCTTCTTCGCGTGGAACAACGGCTACGCGGCCCTCTCCAGCCTGCCGGTGGAGCAGACGGAAGGCACCGTGGCGGTGGACGTCACGGCCCCCGGGCGCGGCCTGCCGGTGCTGCTGTCCGGCGTGCTCAAAGTTGGCGCGCCGGGCTTCCGCGAGCGCGAGCTGCGCGTGGCCAACAAGTACGTGAAGCCGCCCAAGGCGGTGAAGGCGCGCATGGAGGCGGACCGCAAGGCGTTCGCCGCGGCGTTCGCGCAGCCCTTCCACACGCCGCTGTTCGGCCAGAACTTCGCTTGGCCGCGCGAGGCCACGGTGACGGCGCCCTTCGGCGACCGCCGCTCGTTCAACGGCAAGCTGCAGACGCAGCACTTCGGCGTGGACCTGGACGGCGCCACGGGCTCGCCGGTGGTCGCCGCCAACGACGGCACGGTGGTGATGACGCGTGAGAACTACGCGTCCGGCAACACCGTGCTCGTGCACCACGGCGCGGGGCTCTACACGGCGTACTTCCACCTGTCGCGCATCGACGTGAAGGACGGCGCGCAGGTGAAGCAGGGCGACCCGCTGGGCCTGGTGGGCAGCACCGGCCGCGTCACCGGTCCACACCTCCACTGGGGCGTGAAGGCCGATGACCGCTGGGTGGATGGCCAGACGCTGCTCAAGCTGGACTTCACCGGCGCCCCGGAAGCGCCGGGCGTGGCCACCAACGCACCCGGATTGAGCAACCCGTAG
- a CDS encoding adenylate/guanylate cyclase domain-containing protein — MQRLRIHSSGRRFLHRLGFSLAMAALFGCLLGLLVSQRDTGPVRPEDTPAPWLSPSGFIDGLSRWIDGGERVFYDWRIRQLGEVSERSDRVVLVSIDDDTLAEAQQGPRADIAAYPWPRQVMGGMVHRLVEEGASVVMLDFAYPELSPRACVTPTRSGRGALSQDDDALRALLDQDPGHSVLAFRWGAEGTRTLPPTGRLWPYRVRLGSYPSVTEARTRAQSVLALQRPAFLIPAGKALEVWAGVADEGEGRSLGEQLGTAAASIQERRAADDAFRVAPSDLFLALASVQVQGLDPEKLLEVRQLQHPVTPLLSPASGYGATTLPSDSDGVVRGVPHLVAYSPRGGERYVLPSLPLAAAMRLAGTQKLRYAEGRLYIGDKYSVPMDAAGYSLLRWEAPAATRGARGPLARSIRAWNVLLNLFDSQEARPVRFDHDLDGRAVILTNTSSYAPERRVTPIGPGIANGAVLGQALANILASDGITRAPPKVDMLATMGLAFIGAFLALSCSWLLRSVGGAFLFVCVAVAAGAGYVGAAGYVFVHDQVWIAVAGPLWSGGLAFLVTTLYAFRTEQDVREFVHSALGRYVSPDVARLVARDVSLMKPERRQMTVYLCDIEGFTRLSEAMPPEQLVPLLNTFLTEMTAVVRATAGQVDKYIGDSVMAFWGAPVRTDRHAHLACEAALKLHAALAQKQPLWEKQFGHRLSVRAGIDTGDLLVGDMGSELKSHYTVMGEAVSMAGRLEAANKEYGTQVLVGHATAQLASDAYVFREVDRVLLRDRPQPVRVHELLGRRGEFSPEKQAGIALYEKALTAYYGRDFIVAQELFRRCTVEHGDPVARVYVQRCQRLIQAPPPEDWDGVIRWGRRSTDVR, encoded by the coding sequence GTGCAACGCCTCCGCATCCACTCCTCTGGCCGCCGCTTCCTCCACCGGCTCGGCTTCTCGCTCGCCATGGCGGCCCTGTTCGGCTGCCTGCTGGGCCTGCTCGTCTCCCAGCGCGACACGGGCCCCGTCCGGCCGGAGGACACGCCCGCGCCCTGGCTGTCGCCCTCCGGCTTCATCGACGGGCTCTCGCGCTGGATAGACGGCGGCGAGCGCGTCTTCTACGACTGGCGCATCCGCCAGCTGGGAGAGGTGTCCGAGCGCTCCGACCGCGTCGTGCTCGTCTCCATCGACGACGACACGCTCGCCGAAGCCCAGCAGGGTCCCCGCGCGGACATCGCCGCGTACCCGTGGCCTCGCCAGGTCATGGGCGGCATGGTGCACCGGCTGGTGGAGGAGGGCGCCTCCGTGGTGATGCTGGACTTCGCCTACCCGGAGCTCAGCCCCCGCGCCTGCGTCACCCCCACACGCTCGGGCCGGGGCGCCCTGTCCCAGGACGACGACGCGCTCCGTGCCCTCCTGGACCAGGACCCCGGCCACTCCGTGCTCGCCTTCCGCTGGGGCGCCGAGGGCACCCGCACGCTGCCTCCCACCGGCCGCTTGTGGCCTTACAGAGTTCGCCTGGGCAGCTACCCCAGCGTCACCGAGGCCCGCACCCGCGCCCAGTCCGTCCTCGCCCTCCAGCGCCCAGCGTTCCTCATCCCCGCCGGCAAGGCCCTGGAGGTCTGGGCCGGCGTCGCGGACGAGGGCGAGGGCCGCAGCCTGGGCGAGCAGCTGGGCACCGCCGCCGCGTCCATCCAGGAGCGCCGCGCCGCGGACGACGCCTTCCGCGTGGCCCCGTCGGACCTGTTCCTCGCCCTGGCCTCCGTGCAGGTGCAGGGGCTGGATCCGGAGAAGCTCCTGGAGGTGCGCCAGCTCCAGCACCCGGTGACGCCGCTGCTCAGTCCGGCCAGCGGCTACGGCGCCACCACGCTGCCCTCGGACTCCGACGGCGTGGTGCGCGGCGTGCCCCACCTCGTCGCGTACAGCCCGCGCGGGGGGGAGCGCTACGTCCTGCCCTCGCTGCCCCTGGCCGCCGCCATGCGGCTCGCGGGCACGCAGAAGCTGCGGTACGCGGAGGGGCGCCTCTACATCGGGGACAAGTACTCCGTGCCCATGGACGCGGCCGGATACAGCCTGTTGCGCTGGGAGGCCCCGGCCGCCACCCGTGGTGCTCGCGGCCCGCTCGCCCGCTCCATCCGCGCGTGGAACGTGCTGCTCAACCTCTTCGACTCGCAAGAGGCGCGGCCCGTCCGCTTCGACCACGACCTGGATGGCCGCGCCGTCATCCTCACCAACACCAGCAGCTACGCGCCCGAGCGCCGGGTGACGCCCATCGGGCCGGGCATCGCCAACGGCGCCGTGCTGGGCCAGGCGCTCGCCAACATCCTCGCGTCGGACGGCATCACCCGCGCGCCGCCGAAGGTGGACATGCTCGCCACCATGGGGCTCGCGTTCATTGGCGCGTTCCTGGCGCTGTCGTGCAGCTGGCTCCTGCGCTCCGTGGGCGGCGCCTTCCTCTTCGTCTGCGTGGCGGTGGCGGCCGGGGCGGGCTACGTGGGCGCGGCGGGCTACGTCTTCGTCCATGACCAGGTGTGGATCGCCGTCGCGGGGCCGCTGTGGTCCGGCGGGCTCGCGTTCCTGGTGACGACCCTCTACGCCTTCCGCACCGAACAGGACGTGCGCGAGTTCGTGCACAGCGCGCTGGGCCGCTACGTCAGCCCGGACGTGGCGCGGCTGGTGGCGCGCGACGTGAGCCTGATGAAGCCGGAGCGCCGGCAGATGACCGTGTACCTCTGCGACATCGAGGGCTTCACGCGCCTGTCGGAAGCGATGCCGCCGGAGCAGCTGGTGCCGCTGCTCAACACCTTCCTCACGGAGATGACCGCCGTGGTGCGCGCCACGGCGGGGCAGGTGGACAAGTACATCGGCGACTCGGTGATGGCCTTCTGGGGAGCGCCCGTGCGCACGGACCGCCACGCGCACCTGGCCTGTGAGGCGGCGCTGAAGCTCCATGCGGCGCTCGCGCAGAAGCAGCCCCTCTGGGAGAAGCAGTTCGGCCACCGGCTGTCGGTGCGCGCTGGCATCGACACGGGCGACCTGCTGGTGGGCGACATGGGCAGCGAGCTCAAGTCCCACTACACCGTGATGGGCGAAGCGGTGAGCATGGCCGGCCGGCTGGAGGCGGCCAACAAGGAGTACGGCACCCAGGTGCTGGTGGGGCATGCCACCGCGCAGCTCGCCAGCGACGCCTACGTCTTCCGAGAGGTGGACCGCGTGCTCCTGAGAGACCGTCCCCAGCCCGTGCGCGTGCACGAACTCCTGGGCCGCCGGGGCGAATTCTCTCCGGAGAAGCAGGCCGGCATCGCCCTCTACGAGAAGGCCCTCACCGCCTACTACGGGCGCGACTTCATCGTGGCCCAGGAGCTGTTCCGCCGCTGCACCGTGGAGCACGGCGACCCGGTGGCCCGCGTCTACGTCCAGCGCTGCCAGCGCCTCATCCAGGCCCCGCCGCCCGAGGACTGGGACGGCGTCATCCGCTGGGGCCGGCGCAGCACGGACGTGCGCTAG
- a CDS encoding DUF3618 domain-containing protein: MGASNGHLPRTSAALREEIERTRADLATSVSALRVEVAEVTDWRQWVRKHPYTCVGTAFLVGYLVGSRR; the protein is encoded by the coding sequence ATGGGCGCTAGCAACGGACACCTGCCGCGCACGAGCGCGGCGCTTCGCGAGGAAATCGAGCGCACCCGGGCCGACCTGGCCACGTCGGTGAGCGCGCTCCGGGTGGAGGTGGCGGAAGTCACCGACTGGCGCCAGTGGGTGCGCAAGCATCCCTACACCTGCGTGGGGACCGCCTTCCTCGTTGGTTACCTGGTGGGCTCGCGGCGCTGA
- a CDS encoding (2Fe-2S) ferredoxin domain-containing protein encodes MKRYRMSVCKGSSCRAGGSDAVHVAAREALAEKGLQSRCELYRGGCYGFCHMGPNVVVREDTGRKRDPLSPEDYQLMGWPGEVYYSGMTAEKMRRVVAEHIQDDAPVRELFGQPDSGDDD; translated from the coding sequence GTGAAGCGCTACCGGATGTCGGTGTGCAAGGGCTCCAGCTGCCGCGCGGGCGGCTCGGACGCGGTGCACGTGGCGGCGCGCGAGGCGCTGGCGGAGAAGGGCCTGCAGTCGCGCTGCGAGCTGTACCGGGGCGGCTGCTACGGCTTCTGCCACATGGGGCCCAACGTGGTGGTGCGCGAGGACACGGGCCGCAAGCGAGACCCGCTGTCCCCGGAGGACTACCAGCTCATGGGGTGGCCCGGAGAGGTGTACTACTCCGGGATGACGGCGGAGAAGATGCGCCGCGTGGTGGCCGAGCACATCCAGGACGACGCACCGGTGCGCGAGCTGTTCGGCCAGCCGGACTCCGGCGACGACGACTGA
- a CDS encoding TetR/AcrR family transcriptional regulator yields MGQQKTAPENGTRESERRRTILRAAIDVFARKGYHGCRIADVAKEAGVAYGLVYHYFKNKDELLETVFETGWSGFIARARAVAESEGPLVEKVRRIADVAFDAYRVDPRAVKVLILEIARSPAGARINRQTAFVDVIRLSAQMFTRAKESGELRPDVDPLLASALLFGSIEMGLTAFVVGLADARDTAMLERAKAQIADSFLHGVLLSSASSKSEPAKHEPAKHELPQGEEPQDAAPPKREKAATKSRTPKRG; encoded by the coding sequence GTGGGCCAGCAGAAGACGGCGCCGGAGAACGGGACGCGGGAGAGCGAGCGTCGCCGCACCATCCTGCGGGCCGCCATCGACGTGTTCGCTCGCAAGGGCTACCACGGCTGCCGTATCGCGGATGTCGCCAAGGAGGCGGGCGTCGCGTACGGGCTCGTCTACCACTACTTCAAGAACAAGGATGAGCTGCTGGAGACCGTCTTCGAGACGGGCTGGAGCGGCTTCATTGCGCGTGCGCGCGCCGTCGCGGAGAGCGAGGGGCCGCTGGTGGAGAAGGTCCGCCGCATCGCGGACGTGGCCTTCGATGCCTACCGCGTGGACCCCCGCGCGGTGAAGGTGCTCATCCTGGAGATTGCCCGTTCACCGGCCGGAGCCCGCATCAACCGGCAGACGGCCTTCGTGGACGTCATCCGCCTGAGCGCGCAGATGTTCACCCGCGCGAAGGAATCAGGGGAGCTGCGCCCGGACGTGGATCCGCTGCTCGCGTCCGCGCTGCTCTTCGGCTCCATTGAAATGGGGCTCACGGCCTTCGTCGTGGGGCTGGCGGACGCGCGCGACACGGCGATGCTCGAGCGCGCGAAGGCGCAGATCGCCGACTCGTTCCTCCACGGCGTGCTGCTGAGCAGCGCGTCCTCCAAGTCGGAGCCCGCGAAGCACGAGCCCGCGAAGCACGAGCTTCCGCAGGGTGAGGAGCCCCAGGACGCGGCCCCGCCGAAGCGGGAGAAGGCCGCGACCAAATCCCGGACGCCCAAGCGCGGCTGA
- a CDS encoding NuoI/complex I 23 kDa subunit family protein, translating to MAFNASQDPRTDLRERMYIPELLRGLAITTKHFFRNMFGTRDPNPQVVDRTGMNLMTTVEYPEEKPIYPEGYRGLHRLVPRDDGKPRCVACYMCATICPAQCIYIEAGEYEHASADSESAVIEKYPTQFVIDELRCIVCGLCVEACPKDAIRMDTYMHTPSEYNRQNFVYDIPKLLKGPPVSHPSDPWNKRDSSSEPHHVHKEAHTRVGEGHADHGHAKQLGAGHGHAKASTGHAVVTQQGPIQVTKFIK from the coding sequence ATGGCGTTCAATGCTTCCCAGGACCCGCGCACGGACCTCCGCGAGCGGATGTACATCCCGGAGCTGCTGCGCGGTCTGGCCATCACGACCAAGCACTTCTTCCGCAACATGTTCGGCACGCGCGACCCCAACCCCCAGGTTGTGGACCGCACGGGCATGAACCTGATGACCACGGTGGAGTACCCGGAAGAGAAGCCCATCTATCCGGAGGGCTACCGCGGTCTGCACCGGCTGGTGCCGCGCGACGACGGCAAGCCGCGCTGCGTGGCTTGCTACATGTGCGCGACCATCTGCCCCGCGCAGTGCATCTACATCGAGGCGGGTGAGTACGAGCACGCGTCCGCGGACTCCGAGTCGGCGGTCATCGAGAAGTACCCCACCCAGTTCGTCATCGACGAACTGCGCTGCATCGTGTGCGGCCTGTGCGTGGAGGCGTGCCCCAAGGACGCCATCCGCATGGACACGTACATGCACACGCCGTCCGAGTACAACCGGCAGAACTTCGTCTACGACATCCCGAAGCTGCTCAAGGGCCCGCCGGTGTCGCACCCGTCCGACCCGTGGAACAAGCGCGACAGCTCCTCGGAGCCGCACCACGTCCACAAGGAAGCGCACACGCGCGTCGGTGAGGGACACGCGGACCACGGCCACGCCAAGCAGTTGGGCGCGGGCCACGGCCACGCCAAGGCGAGCACCGGGCACGCGGTGGTGACGCAGCAGGGTCCCATCCAGGTGACGAAGTTCATCAAGTAG
- a CDS encoding complex I subunit 1/NuoH family protein yields the protein MSRILTMLFAMAFIVFAIAGGVASAYLVGYLAEEYLFEGASRLTNIIFLMLVFVMITATLLTLAERKWSAFMQDRVGPNRARLSAIPGLGNRSLGGIPHIITDVLKMLTKEDFVPGTANRFLFNLGPILAFAPVFALFAVVPAGPTVNVFGKTVDMVVATPDFGMLYLLAIASLAVYGTSLAGWSSNNKFALLGGVRASAQMISYEVALGLSLVGLFLAFSSVQLPTLVGDVGNALVSGTGQAKYLWRTDGGFDLGLPAWGIFIQPLGFIAFFVASFAETKRAPFDAPEGESEIIGYFVEYSGMKFGMFMISEFVEVVVLAGVTASLFFGGHHLPFGGEWLAAQPFFQEHGWVYGTLLGTVFWIKVILLIWVQLVIRWTFPRFRYDQIQNLGWKILLPVGLANVFISGALVLWDPSLQALGVVGLLEIGFVIALTMTSGSKAADAHDAAHGHGHDAHGHGSDAHGLPAHADPHSHSPAGAH from the coding sequence ATGAGCCGTATCCTGACCATGCTGTTCGCCATGGCCTTCATCGTCTTCGCCATCGCTGGCGGAGTGGCCTCGGCGTATCTGGTGGGCTACCTGGCGGAGGAGTACCTCTTCGAGGGTGCCAGCCGCCTGACGAACATCATCTTCCTGATGCTCGTCTTCGTGATGATCACCGCGACGCTGCTCACGCTGGCGGAGCGCAAGTGGTCCGCGTTCATGCAGGACCGCGTGGGCCCCAACCGCGCGCGCCTGTCCGCCATCCCGGGCCTGGGCAACCGCTCCCTGGGCGGCATCCCGCACATCATCACCGACGTGCTGAAGATGCTGACCAAGGAGGACTTCGTCCCCGGCACCGCCAACCGCTTCCTGTTCAACCTGGGCCCCATCCTCGCCTTCGCGCCGGTGTTCGCGCTGTTCGCGGTGGTGCCGGCCGGGCCCACGGTGAACGTGTTCGGCAAGACGGTGGACATGGTCGTCGCCACGCCGGACTTCGGCATGCTGTACCTGCTCGCCATCGCGTCGCTCGCCGTGTACGGCACGTCGCTGGCCGGCTGGTCCTCCAACAACAAGTTCGCGCTGCTGGGCGGCGTGCGCGCCTCCGCGCAGATGATCAGCTACGAGGTGGCGCTGGGCCTGTCGCTGGTGGGCCTGTTCCTGGCCTTCTCCTCCGTGCAGCTGCCCACGCTGGTGGGTGACGTGGGCAACGCGCTCGTGTCCGGCACCGGCCAGGCGAAGTACCTGTGGCGCACGGACGGCGGCTTCGACCTGGGCCTGCCGGCGTGGGGCATCTTCATCCAGCCCCTGGGCTTCATCGCCTTCTTCGTGGCGTCCTTCGCGGAGACCAAGCGCGCCCCGTTCGACGCTCCGGAAGGCGAGTCGGAAATCATCGGCTACTTCGTGGAGTACTCCGGCATGAAGTTCGGCATGTTCATGATCTCCGAGTTCGTGGAGGTCGTGGTGCTGGCCGGCGTGACGGCGTCGCTCTTCTTCGGCGGGCACCACCTGCCCTTCGGCGGCGAGTGGCTGGCGGCGCAGCCCTTCTTCCAGGAGCACGGCTGGGTGTACGGCACGCTGCTGGGCACGGTGTTCTGGATCAAGGTCATCCTGCTCATCTGGGTGCAGCTGGTGATCCGCTGGACCTTCCCGCGCTTCCGTTACGATCAGATCCAGAACCTGGGCTGGAAGATTTTGCTGCCCGTGGGCCTGGCCAACGTGTTCATCAGCGGCGCGCTGGTGCTGTGGGATCCGTCCCTCCAGGCGCTGGGCGTGGTGGGCCTGCTGGAGATCGGCTTCGTGATCGCGCTGACGATGACCTCGGGTTCCAAGGCGGCGGACGCGCACGACGCGGCGCACGGCCACGGGCACGACGCGCACGGCCACGGAAGCGATGCGCACGGCCTGCCGGCGCACGCGGACCCCCACTCCCACTCCCCGGCGGGCGCGCACTAG